The Candidatus Methylacidiphilales bacterium genomic interval TTCTCCTGCTCACTCAATTCTTCTCCAAATCGCATCATTCGGCGATTGTCTGGATCGCCAGCCCCTGTCATTCCGATTTCATCGCCGTAATAAATCATCGGCACACCATCAATCGTCATGAGAAAGCTCATTCCAAGTTTGAGACGATAATAGCGATCTAAATGATCCATCTTGGGTGGCTTCTTCCAACCCACTTCCTCCTCATCAGATTCTTCCGGATCAGGCAAATCTCCATCCGCAAAAGCCATAAATCGAGATTTATCGTGATTTCCAAGAAGAGCCGACATCAATGTCTCTTTCCCATAGATGAGCTCAGAGGAACGCAAAGAATTTTCCAAGTCCCGAAAGGTAGCTTTCTCAGTCGCAAAGACCTCCATAATCGTGTCATAAAGCGGGAAGTCGAACTGAGCATCCAACATATTAGGCCCGACAAATGACATAATCCCACGGCGATCCATAAACGTTTCCCCAACAAAATAAAGCGGGCTTTTACGTTTGGACTCAACACGCTCCCGAATAGCCGTCCGAAACCGCCACCAGAAGTCATGTTGAATGTGCTTCACAGCGTCCAATCGAAAACCGTCCAAGTCAAATTCCTCTAACCACCAGATCGAATTTTCTATCAAAGCCTCAACCGGCTCTTTCTTATTAAAATCAAATGCTGGCAAAAATGGCTCAAACCATGTTGTAAACGGATGCTCATCCCACAACCTCAAATTCCTTCGCCCATCCGGCAACTCCAGGGTCCCAAACCAATCCCGATGATTCTTCCACCATGGGTGATCTTCATGCACATGCTTGAGCACTAGATCCGCTATCACTTTTATCCCCCGATCATGCGCCACGTGAACTAATCTTCTCAATGCCTCCTCACCACCTATCCTCGGCTCCACACGGCGTTCCGATACAGGCCAATATCCATGATACCCCGTATACCACCGATGAGGTGGCTTAAATGACTGAAAGGCGCCGCGTGGATTTTCATTCAAAGGAGCCAGCCACAAGACATTGACTCCAAGACGATCAAAATATCCCTCGCGGATTTTTTTAGTGATTCCTTCTAAATCGCCATTGTGAAAATTCGCAGGGGGCAACAAATCAGGATGATCACAGCGATAATCGTTCTCAGTATTCCCGTTAAAAAAACGATCCGTAAAAGCGTAGTAAATCACTCCATCCTGCCACTGCCATGTCTTGAGCTCTCCTGCAGGAAACCTCACCGTATTGCTAACTCGTCCCTCCTTATCATCTACGATAACTCTTATCCAACTTTCCTTTGGCACTCCGCGAATCAACACCCGTGCTTCATCCCCCACTCTATCAACCTTCAGCCGCGCAGTGGCACCATTGGAGTGTTGAGCCACTGCTACAATAGTGTTTATTTCAGAATTACCCGGCACAACCTTTACAATTGCCTCTCCCTTGCGCAATTCATGAGGGTAAATATACGGCGGTGTCCCCTCTTGCTGCCCTTCAATTTTTAGAATTGAATTCGCAAAACTATCGCTCGTCTGTAATGGATTATCTGGATCAGAAATGAATTCTCCATCCACGACGAACTTATACTTATACTCGCCCGGCTCAAGCCACACTTCACGTCTCCAGATTCCGTCTTCACCGCGTTCTAGCGGATGTGCGCTCTGATTCCATCCATTGAACGTTCCCACCGCCAACACTCTCTGGGGCCGCACGCCTTTTGTATTTTTTTCATCAAAAATAAACTCATGTCGCTTCTTCGGCACCACAGAAAGTGTCAATTCTCCTCCACCTATCACTCTCTTCTCCCGTTCTAGAAGAATTCGTCCGTGGATTAACCCACTTATGCCCTCTTCAAGAGTCAATATTAGCGAACGGCTTGACTTATCATATTTCGCCGATACGCCTTCAGCCCCATCCAAGCGTAAATCCACGTCTTCCCCCCACACCCCAAAGCGCCGCATATCCAGGACGAGCGGCTCCCCTTGGCTAATGATCTGAACCGGGATCCATCCTAAATAAACTGACGGTTCTTTCCTTGCCTCTGCAAACGAAGAGCAGCTCATCCTCACACAAATTGTTCCTACAACCAAAAACGACAACGCCAATTTCATCACTTTCTTCATCTATTCATTCCTAAATCCAAAAAAGAACTATCACAAGAATGATTCAAATCACCATTGATTGCCTACTCTCTTGTTTCATCTCCCTCTCTTGCCACACTCTTTTACAGCCCTATGAATAGAGGCGTGCAGTTTTCGTTATTGAACCCTCCCAACATCATCAGCCTGGCTCGACTTGTTTTATGCGTCGGGTTGGCTGTCGTGTTAAGTTTCGATCTTTCAACCAAAGCTCCAATAGCTCTAGCTTTATTTATCTTTGCCTCCATAACCGATTGGCTCGATGGCTACCTCGCCCGCCGTCACAACCAAATAACTAGCCTCGGGAAACTTCTCGACCCACTGGCGGACAAAATCTTAATCTGCACAGCTTTCATCGGTCTTTTTCATTTTGGCTTAGTCTCCCTGTGGATGGTGGTTCTTATTATGTCCCGTGAATTCCTCGTCACGGGCCTTCGTCTGATTGCCGCGGCGCAAGGCGTTGTCCTAGCCGCCGAAAAATTAGGCAAACACAAAATGTTCTCACAAGTGATCACTCTCATCCTCGGATATGGAATCACCTCCGTCCACACACTGTGGGTGCAAGAAAATACAGCCATCTACTGGCTTTATATCGCTTACCATAGCTTCCTTGGATTGACCCTCGCGATCACCCTCCTCTCAGGGATCATCTACTTTTGGAGAAACCGCCACGCCTTAAATCCTGGTTTGAATGCCAATCGTCCACTCACCTCTATTCATGACAAACAAACGGCCCGCACCTCATCAACAACGCCCGCCTTCAAAGATTGGCAAGTTATCACTGATGCACTCCAGAAAGGCTCTCAAATTTTAATATTACGAAAAGGTGGCATCCACGAAAACAAAGGCTCGTTTTCCCTACAATTCAGACGCTTCTGGCTTTTCCCAACCTCATACCATCAGCAATATTCCCTCGTCAAAAACATAACTTCCCCCCAAGCCTCAGAAAAAGAGCCAACCACAGTCTCAATCAGATCTTATGCAGAAGTTACCCACGCTTTCTTCATCCGAAATGCATCACTCATTCCCTTGCTTAGCCCCTTCCATCACTGGAAAGATGAAGTGATCGAAGAACGCTTTCATCAGAGTCAAAAAAAGGGTCTTTTCGCCATGATAGTTCGGGTCTACATACTCCCTTTTGAATACCGACTCCCCATGCATCCAAGCTATGGCGGCTGCCGATCCTGGGTTGAGCTACCTCTAAGCTTCGAAGCTTACACCGCCACACCCGTGCTAGAAGATGAAGAATTCAATAAGCAACAAACCTCTCTCCTCTCTCTGCTCGAGCGGCAAGACGTCGAAAAAATCATCTAGTCTCAATGTCGATTGATCCCCCACAGCTGCGCCAGTATTGTCTGCAGCCTCGCCCCCTCTGCCATCAACGGGACAAGAATCCCCGTGTAAAATGGACCAAATTCCGCATATCGTGCACTCGTCGGATCATAACGCATCTCCGTCACAATCGCCTTCACATCACGTGCCTCATGCGCAAACAGCGTCACTCCCCACTCCCAATCATCTAGGCCAATAGAACCCGACACCAACTGCAACACCTTCCCCGCATACTTTCTCCCAATAGCCGCATGCCCTTTCATCAAGCTTTTACGCTCCTCAAAAGGCAACTCATACCAATTCTGTCCGTATGCTCGACGTTTACTCATCGGATAAAAGCAAAAGAAACGCCAATCTGGCAACCTCGGATAAAGCCTATCAATCGTGTAGCTCTTAAGTCGATCCAGACGGATCGCTAGTTCCTTTTGATACCTCTCACTTCCCTCCTCGATCCCCTGCTGAAGAAGCTCTAAACGATACTCGCTCTCCGTCGTAGTGTATTCCGATACCTCGGTCATCGAAAAATAACTCCACACGCGTTTCAACACATTCTCTCCTAGCGCCGATAAAAGCTCGCGCTCCATCACCAAAAGCTCCATTCGATCGACACCGAGCATCATCACTGCCGCATCCGCCTTCCCACCCATCAAAATAAATTTCACCTGCACCTTCCGCTCATTTGCCCTCGTTGTAAGAATTTTCTCAAAATACCCTAAACGTTCCTCTTGGTCTGCTCGGGGGATACCTGCCCAATGTGCGAAATCTACTCGTAAAAAAAGGTGCACAACAAAAAGTCCCTCTGCCGCCTTCAAACTCAAAGATTCCAACATAACTTTTTTCGTTTAACTTACCCCGACTATGGCATCCCTATCCGCCTTCGACAAGTTTGCTAGAGCTTCTGAATTCACCACTCTCGATTCCACTACTCTCTTTGCACGCGCAAAAAAAGTTCTCCCAGGTGGAGTCAATTCCCCTGTCCGCTCATTTAAAGCCGTAGGAGGCACGCCTTTCTTTGTTCAGCATGCAAGCGGATCACGCCTTTTTACCTGCGAAGGACGAGCCCTCATTGATTACGTCGGATCATGGGGACCAATGATACTCGGCCATGCTCATCCAGAAATCATCTCAGCTCTCTCTCATGCGCTTCCACACGGCACGAGCTACGGTGTCCCGAACCCATACGAGGTCGAAATTGCCGAGTGGATTACACAACGCCTTCCATGGATCGAAAAAATCCGCTTCACAAACAGCGGCACGGAAGCTGCCCTGGCCGCGATCCGTCTTGCTCGTGGCTACACTCGACGCCCGCGGATTATAAAATTCTCAGGCTGTTACCACGGCCATGTAGATTCGCTGCTCGTCAAAGCTGGCAGTGGCGCCCTGACGCTAAGCCAGCCAGATAGCGCCGGCATACCCGACCCTCTCGCATCGCTGACCTTTTGCCTCCCGTTCAATCAACCTGAAGCCCTAGACCAGACTTTCGAAAAATTTGGTGAGGAAATCGCCGCAGTCATTCTTGAACCTTATCCCGCAAACGCTGGCCTGATCTTCCCACGCTCGGGATTTCTCGAGCATCTCCGCAAACTTTGTGATCAATACGGCGCTCTCTTGATTTTCGATGAAGTGATGACGGGCTTCCGTGTCTCACTCGGTGGCATCCAAGCTCTAACTTCCATCAAAGCCGATCTCACGCTCTATGGAAAAATCATAGGGGGCGGCCTCCCAGTCGGAGCGATCGGTGGTCGTGCCGATATAATGGATCATCTAGCCCCTGAAGGACCCGTTTATCAGGCTGGAACGCTTTCCGGAAATCCACTAGCTATGATCGCTGGCCTTACACAACTCCGATTGCTCGAAGATCAAAGGATTTATGAAACACTCGAAAATCTCGGATCCAGACTGGAAACAGGAATTAGGGAGATTCTCAAGCAACACTCGCTTCACTATTGTTTCCATCGAATCGGCTCAA includes:
- a CDS encoding alpha-amylase family glycosyl hydrolase, which gives rise to MKKVMKLALSFLVVGTICVRMSCSSFAEARKEPSVYLGWIPVQIISQGEPLVLDMRRFGVWGEDVDLRLDGAEGVSAKYDKSSRSLILTLEEGISGLIHGRILLEREKRVIGGGELTLSVVPKKRHEFIFDEKNTKGVRPQRVLAVGTFNGWNQSAHPLERGEDGIWRREVWLEPGEYKYKFVVDGEFISDPDNPLQTSDSFANSILKIEGQQEGTPPYIYPHELRKGEAIVKVVPGNSEINTIVAVAQHSNGATARLKVDRVGDEARVLIRGVPKESWIRVIVDDKEGRVSNTVRFPAGELKTWQWQDGVIYYAFTDRFFNGNTENDYRCDHPDLLPPANFHNGDLEGITKKIREGYFDRLGVNVLWLAPLNENPRGAFQSFKPPHRWYTGYHGYWPVSERRVEPRIGGEEALRRLVHVAHDRGIKVIADLVLKHVHEDHPWWKNHRDWFGTLELPDGRRNLRLWDEHPFTTWFEPFLPAFDFNKKEPVEALIENSIWWLEEFDLDGFRLDAVKHIQHDFWWRFRTAIRERVESKRKSPLYFVGETFMDRRGIMSFVGPNMLDAQFDFPLYDTIMEVFATEKATFRDLENSLRSSELIYGKETLMSALLGNHDKSRFMAFADGDLPDPEESDEEEVGWKKPPKMDHLDRYYRLKLGMSFLMTIDGVPMIYYGDEIGMTGAGDPDNRRMMRFGEELSEQEKQVQEHWSRVARIRHAHPALRYGHRRVVHLEDETYSYVRAYFQDRVLVAFNRKLSPATLTLDVAPEFSDGDYEELISGKTVKVENGKMVLEIPPQTSYIVGKR
- the pgsA gene encoding CDP-diacylglycerol--glycerol-3-phosphate 3-phosphatidyltransferase; the encoded protein is MNRGVQFSLLNPPNIISLARLVLCVGLAVVLSFDLSTKAPIALALFIFASITDWLDGYLARRHNQITSLGKLLDPLADKILICTAFIGLFHFGLVSLWMVVLIMSREFLVTGLRLIAAAQGVVLAAEKLGKHKMFSQVITLILGYGITSVHTLWVQENTAIYWLYIAYHSFLGLTLAITLLSGIIYFWRNRHALNPGLNANRPLTSIHDKQTARTSSTTPAFKDWQVITDALQKGSQILILRKGGIHENKGSFSLQFRRFWLFPTSYHQQYSLVKNITSPQASEKEPTTVSIRSYAEVTHAFFIRNASLIPLLSPFHHWKDEVIEERFHQSQKKGLFAMIVRVYILPFEYRLPMHPSYGGCRSWVELPLSFEAYTATPVLEDEEFNKQQTSLLSLLERQDVEKII
- a CDS encoding chlorite dismutase family protein; protein product: MLESLSLKAAEGLFVVHLFLRVDFAHWAGIPRADQEERLGYFEKILTTRANERKVQVKFILMGGKADAAVMMLGVDRMELLVMERELLSALGENVLKRVWSYFSMTEVSEYTTTESEYRLELLQQGIEEGSERYQKELAIRLDRLKSYTIDRLYPRLPDWRFFCFYPMSKRRAYGQNWYELPFEERKSLMKGHAAIGRKYAGKVLQLVSGSIGLDDWEWGVTLFAHEARDVKAIVTEMRYDPTSARYAEFGPFYTGILVPLMAEGARLQTILAQLWGINRH
- the hemL gene encoding glutamate-1-semialdehyde 2,1-aminomutase: MASLSAFDKFARASEFTTLDSTTLFARAKKVLPGGVNSPVRSFKAVGGTPFFVQHASGSRLFTCEGRALIDYVGSWGPMILGHAHPEIISALSHALPHGTSYGVPNPYEVEIAEWITQRLPWIEKIRFTNSGTEAALAAIRLARGYTRRPRIIKFSGCYHGHVDSLLVKAGSGALTLSQPDSAGIPDPLASLTFCLPFNQPEALDQTFEKFGEEIAAVILEPYPANAGLIFPRSGFLEHLRKLCDQYGALLIFDEVMTGFRVSLGGIQALTSIKADLTLYGKIIGGGLPVGAIGGRADIMDHLAPEGPVYQAGTLSGNPLAMIAGLTQLRLLEDQRIYETLENLGSRLETGIREILKQHSLHYCFHRIGSMFTLFFTDKDVIDLETALTSNRQQYADCFHKLLAKGIYWPPSQFETAFISAAHSFEDIDRTLDALDSILQPS